In Desulfocurvus vexinensis DSM 17965, the DNA window AAAGAAGCGATGCTTCTCCAACCGCTTCTGCCACAGACAAAACCCGTTGCGATCCCAGTAGAGGATTTTGATGAGCGTCCGGCTTTTGTTGCAAAAGACGAACAGCTGCCCGCTGAAAACATCCATCTCTGGAAGACCGGCGACAAGGAGGGACAGGCCGTTGACGGCCTTGCGCAAATCAGTTGAGCCCAGCACGAGGTAGACCCGTGTGTTTGAATGCAGGATCATGCGAACCGGCCAAGGGTTTCAAGGAGCTTGACGAGGGTGCCCTGGCAAAAGTCGCCTGCCAGCTCTACCTGGTAGCCTGAAGCATGCAAAATGATCGGTTGCTGGATTTCCTTGACCGTGATCTGCTGAACCGGAATCGCAACGATGTCCGGCGTGTTGCCGGAAACATCTTCGCTTTGCTCTAGGAAACGCCGCTTCCAGTGATAAAACGCGCCTGCCGAAAGCTTATGTCTGCGGCAGTATTCGGCTTGCGTCAGCTTGCTCGCACGCCAACCATCGACATGCTTACGCCAAAAATCGGCTGAACGGTGCTTCTTCTGTTGTCGGGATGCCTTGGCCATGAATTCTCCTCCTTGATCTGAAGGGCATCATGGCATTGATGGAGTGGTGCTGTAAGAAGGGGTTTATCGTGCGCTTACCAATGTGACCGAAGCTTCAAAGATCAGCCGTGCGCCTTCCTCGCCGATGCGCTTGCGGAAATAGACCAAGTCTGTGGGGTCGCAGGGAAACTTCCACTGGAAATGCGTCTCGCCGCAGAACGCCTGGTAGTAGGGATTCTGAACCCAAGCCTCGATGACGCGTTCGTCACTCAGGTTCTCGAGTTGCTTGAGGATCATGAGGCCGACCATGAGCCGGATGGGCTTTGCGGGGCGACCATGCTCGCTGTAGAGACCGGAAAACTCTTGCTCGAATCGCTCCCAGGGGATGCGCTTGCCCAACTGAAGCAGCGGATGCTTGGGGTTGAGCTGATCGATGAGGTCTTCGTAGAGGAAATTGCCCTTGTCCTTTCTGGCGGGTTTGGCCTTCATCATCCTTCCCGACCCGGCGACAGCGCGACCGGTTTCTTGCAGAATCAC includes these proteins:
- the tnpB gene encoding IS66 family insertion sequence element accessory protein TnpB (TnpB, as the term is used for proteins encoded by IS66 family insertion elements, is considered an accessory protein, since TnpC, encoded by a neighboring gene, is a DDE family transposase.); its protein translation is MILHSNTRVYLVLGSTDLRKAVNGLSLLVAGLPEMDVFSGQLFVFCNKSRTLIKILYWDRNGFCLWQKRLEKHRFFWPESREQALELGARELSWLLEGLDPTRMQGHPSLKYSTIF
- the tnpA gene encoding IS66 family insertion sequence element accessory protein TnpA, with protein sequence MAKASRQQKKHRSADFWRKHVDGWRASKLTQAEYCRRHKLSAGAFYHWKRRFLEQSEDVSGNTPDIVAIPVQQITVKEIQQPIILHASGYQVELAGDFCQGTLVKLLETLGRFA